One genomic window of Gossypium hirsutum isolate 1008001.06 chromosome D11, Gossypium_hirsutum_v2.1, whole genome shotgun sequence includes the following:
- the LOC107958670 gene encoding 40S ribosomal protein S27-2, translating into MGLQNDIDLLNPPAELEKKKHKLKRLVQTPNSFFMDVKCQGCFNITTVFSHSQTVVVCGNCQTVLCQPTGGKARLTEGCSFRKKGD; encoded by the exons ATG GGTCTCCAAAACGACATCGATTTGCTCAATCCTCCAGCAGAACTTGAGAAGAAGAAGCACAAACTCAAGCGTCTAGTCCAGACTCCCAATTCCTTCTTCATG GATGTGAAATGTCAAGGCTGCTTCAACAT AACAACTGTGTTTAGCCACTCTCAAACTGTGGTGGTGTGTGGCAATTGCCAGACTGTTCTTTGCCAGCCTACAGGAGGTAAAGCTAGACTCACCGAGGGATGCTCTTTCAGGAAAAAAGGTGATTGA
- the LOC107958671 gene encoding sucrose nonfermenting 4-like protein: MFASGPETGHENRGVSRPLLVPMRFIWPYGGSRVFLTGSFTRWSEHIPMSPMEGCPTVFQVICSLSPGYHQFKFFVDGEWRHDDRQPFVNGNYGVVNTVFIARELDAVSPSVSPEAPSRSHMDVDDVFICSEPVPTISDADLEVSRQRAATFLSRHTAYELLPDSSKVIALDVNIAVKQAFHILHEQGIPMAPLWDSFKGQFVGVLSALDFILILRELGNHGSNLTEEELETHTISAWKEGKVHLSRQIDGNASSYPRCLVHAGPYDSLKDVVLKILRSKVAMVPIIHSASQDGSFPQLLNLATLSEVLKCILRHFKHSSSSLPILQQPICSIPLGTWVPEIGELNGQSLAMLRPNASLGAALSLLVQADVSSIPIVDENDSLLDVYSRSDITALAKDKAYAQIRLDEMSIHQALQLCQDANSINGQRCQMCLRSDTLHKVMERLASPGVRRLVIVEAGSKRVEGIISLSDVFRLLLGV; the protein is encoded by the exons ATGTTTGCTTCTGGTCCAGAAACTGGCCATGAAAACAGGGGAGTTTCGAGGCCACTTTTGGTTCCAATGCGCTTCATCTGGCCTTATGGGGGAAGTAGAGTGTTTCTAACTGGTTCTTTTACTAG GTGGTCAGAGCATATACCTATGTCTCCAATGGAGGGTTGCCCCACTGTATTTCAAGTAATTTGTAGCTTGAGTCCTGGATATCATCAG TTTAAGTTTTTTGTTGATGGTGAATGGCGGCATGATGATCGGCAACCCTTTGTAAATGGTAATTATGGTGTGGTTAACACTGTCTTTATAGCTAGGGAACTGGATGCGGTTTCTCCAAGTGTTAGTCCTGAGGCCCCAAGTAGATCCCacatggatgttgatgatgtttTTATTTGTTCG GAACCAGTTCCAACTATATCAGATGCAGATTTAGAAGTCTCTCGGCAGCGCGCAGCCACTTTCTTGTCAAGACATACCGCGTATGAGTTGCTTCCGGACTCGAGCAAG GTTATTGCCTTGGATGTCAATATAGCTGTGAAGCAAGCATTCCATATTCTGCATGAACAG GGAATCCCCATGGCTCCTCTCTGGGATTCTTTCAAGGGCCAGTTTGTTGGAGTTCTTAGTGCACTGGACTTTATTCTTATCCTAAGAGAG TTGGGGAATCATGGTTCGAATTTGACAGAGGAAGAATTAGAGACACACACAATATCAGCTTGGAAAGAGGGAAAGGTGCATCTCAGCAGACAAATTGATGGCAATGCAAGTTCATACCCTAGATGTCTTGTTCAT GCTGGGCCTTATGATTCGTTGAAGGATGTTGTGCTGAAGATTTTAAGAAGTAAGGTGGCAATGGTTCCCATCATTCATTCTGCTTCACAGGATGGTTCATTTCCACAACTGCTAAATCTTGCCACCTTGTCGGAAGTACTAAAAT GTATATTGagacattttaaacattcatctagttccttgcCCATTCTTCAACAACCAATTTGTTCAATTCCCTTGGGTACTTGGGTACCGGAAATTGGGGAATTAAATGGTCAGTCGTTGGCAATGCTGCGACCAAATGCCTCTCTTGGTGCTGCCTTATCACTGTTAGTTCAAG CCGATGTAAGTTCCATACCAATAGTGGATGAAAATGACTCATTGCTTGACGTATATTCACGGAG TGATATAACTGCTTTGGCAAAGGATAAAGCTTACGCACAAATTCGTCTTGACGAAATGAGTATTCATCAG GCATTGCAACTGTGTCAAGATGCAAATTCTATCAATGGACAAAGATGTCAGATGTGTCTACGGTCAGATACTCTGCACAAAGTGATGGAGCGGTTGGCAAGTCCTG GGGTTAGGAGACTTGTGATTGTGGAAGCTGGCAGCAAGCGAGTAGAAGGAATCATTTCATTGAGTGATGTGTTTAGGCTCTTGCTGGGTGTTTAG